A stretch of the Medicago truncatula cultivar Jemalong A17 chromosome 5, MtrunA17r5.0-ANR, whole genome shotgun sequence genome encodes the following:
- the LOC112422111 gene encoding uncharacterized protein yields the protein MEVDNPNLDEDNVMNDSVHTSPQKIVDHKDVGPDVETSLDQLNRQDESVVTPVRDQSGFRNAYEKEISSDDTAVNSLSKKEKQSREEFDSKKVQSDEKEKDVVKEMDSYIPLVQSISEGPAKRLRNRKGKVVPFDNETPKKSDGFVNVTPKTRTRTAGAGPKKGWSKMKVKTTTRRTRKRKVVSSSESDYDVEEDVPDIIPSTLRKSAGKKIVANVPIDKRLELERELGKEALEIDDVRELIKEAGLMKTVCNLGDLYEKLVKEFFVNISNDCENPISREYQKVFVRGECVNFSPNVINKFLGVEEINIPKLEVTDNQVCKEVTANQIKVCPKKKKISSRKLSVKYAILNRIAAVNWVPTTHSSDVATRLGKFIYDVGSKSKMDFSVYIFYQTKKHAKIDAIRFPIAFPTLLCSVILDQHPNIIIASDVREKREPPLSLHSKLFSADHVPDHARTSRAAPAARMMTNRRLCLLSRTLVLCWMKGKLNLS from the exons ATGGAAGTGGATAACCCTAATCTTGATGAAGATAATGTAATGAATGACTCTGTTCACACTTCACCTCAGAAGATTGTTGATCATAAGGATGTTGGACCAGATGTTGAAACATCTTTGGACCAATTAAACAGACAGGATGAGAGTGTTGTTACCCCTGTCAGAGATCAGTCAGGATTTAGGAATGCTTATGAGAAAGAAATCTCTTCTGATGACACAGCTGTaaactctctctctaaaaaagaGAAACAATCTAGAGAagaatttgattctaaaaaggtCCAGTCtgatgaaaaggaaaaggaTGTGGTAAAAGAAATGGATTCTTACATCCCACTTGTGCAGAGTATTAGTGAAGGTCCTGCCAAAAGATTgagaaatagaaaaggaaaagtTGTTCCTTTTGATAATGAGACTCCCAAGAAAAGTGATGGCTTTGTGAATGTTACTCCCAAAACTAGAACGAGGACTGCTGGTGCTGGACCTAAGAAAGGTTGGAGCAAGATGAAGGTCAAGACTACTACAAGAAGAACAAGAAAGAGGAAGGTTGTCTCCTCTAGTGAATCTGATTATGATGTCGAGGAGGATGTTCCAGACATCATCCCTTCTACCTTAAGGAAGTCTGCTGGAAAGAAGATTGTGGCTAATGTGCCTATTGACAAG AGGCTGGAACTAGAAAGGGAGCTAGGTAAGGAGGCTCTTGAAATTGACGATGTAAGGGAACTTATTAAGGAAGCAGGTCTCATGAAGACAGTGTGCAATCTTGGTGATTTATATGAGAAGCTGGTCAAGGAATTTTTCGTAAACATTTCTAATGATTGTGAAAATCCCATTAGCAGAGAGTATCAAAAAGTGTTTGTAAGAGGAGAATGTGTCAACTTTTCTCCCAACGTTATCAACAAATTTCTTGGTGTTGAAGAGATCAACATTCCTAAGCTAGAAGTAACTGATAATCAAGTATGTAAGGAGGTCACTGCGAATCAGATCAAGGTGTGTCCCAAGAAGAAAAAGATTTCGTCTAGAAAATTGTCTGTAAAGTATGCTATTTTAAACAGGATTGCTGCTGTAAACTGGGTTCCTACCACCCATTCTTCTGATGTTGCCACTAGATTAGGTAAGTTTATATATGATGTAGGGTCCAAGTCAAAGATGGATTTTAGTGTCTACATTTTTTACCAAACCAAGAAGCATGCCAAAATTGATGCTATTAGATTTCCTATAGCCTTTCCTACTTTGTTGTGTAGCGTTATTCTGGATCAACATCCTAACATTATAATTGCAAGTGATGTCCGAGAAAAGAGGGAACCTCCTCTCTCCTTGCACTCCAAATTGTTTAGTGCTGATCATGTCCCAGACCATGCTAGAACATCTAGAGCTGCTCCTGCTGCAAGAATGATGACAAACAGAAGGTTGTGTCTACTCTCAAGGACACTTGTATTATGCTGGATGAAAGGAAAGCTCAATTTGAGCTAA